In the genome of Vanacampus margaritifer isolate UIUO_Vmar chromosome 1, RoL_Vmar_1.0, whole genome shotgun sequence, one region contains:
- the mmp9 gene encoding matrix metalloproteinase-9 gives MRSCALLVCLLWGFSTTQEGWSLPLKSVQVTFPGDIIKNMTDMELAQSYLTKFGYLENLQRSGFQSMMSTTSALKKMQQHMGLQETGQLDSATLEAMKQPRCGLPDVANYKTFDGDLKWDHNDVTYRILNYSPDLDISVTDDAFARAFKVWSDVTPLTFTRLYQGTADIMVSFGKGDHGDPYPFDGKDGLLAHAYPPGQGVQGDAHFDDDENWTLGKGAVVKTSFGNAEGAFCRFPFTFEGKSYTTCTTDGRTDNLPWCATTADFSRDKKYGFCPSELLYTFDGNADAAPCVFPFVFEGKEYNSCTTEGRQDQYRWCSTTANFDQDKKYGFCPSRDTAVSGGNSEGEPCHFPFTFLGREYDECTSEGRGDGKLWCATTASYDSDNKWGFCRDRGYSLFLVAAHEFGHALGLDHSNIRQALMYPMYTYVENFSLHKDDIAGIQYLYGRKAGPDPTPPRPTTTTTTTTTTTLVVSEPTTTTAKPVDPTTKDVCKVNKFDTITVFKNTLHFFSDGYYWKKSNGGELKGPYRVSERWPALPTVIDAAFEDLLTGKLYFFSGRQFWAYTGQSVLGPRNIEKLGLPASMRTVEGALQKGKSKVLLFSEDKYWRLDVKTQKVERGYPRYTYNAFGGVPSDPHDVFQFNGHTYFYWESFYWRMTASKQVDRVGYVKYDLLSCTDS, from the exons ATGAGATCCTGCGCTTTGCTCGTGTGTCTGCTCTGGGGCTTCAGCACCACGCAGGAAGGATGGAGCCTTCCCCTCAAGTCGGTCCAAGTCACTTTTCCAGGAGACATCATCAAAAACATGACTGATATGGAGCTGGCGCAA AGTTACTTGACCAAGTTTGGCTACTTGGAGAACCTGCAGCGCAGCGGCTTCCAGTCCATGATGTCCACCACCAGCGCCCTGAAGAAGATGCAGCAGCATATGGGACTGCAGGAAACGGGTCAGCTGGACTCGGCCACCCTGGAGGCCATGAAGCAGCCGCGCTGTGGCCTTCCCGACGTGGCCAACTACAAAACATTCGACGGAGACCTCAAATGGGACCACAACGACGTCACTTACAG GATTTTGAACTACTCTCCAGATTTGGACATATCCGTGACTGACGACGCCTTTGCCAGAGCTTTCAAGGTTTGGAGTGACGTCACCCCGTTGACGTTCACTCGCCTTTATCAAGGGACGGCCGACATCATGGTTTCGTTTGGAAAAGGCG ACCACGGCGACCCATACCCCTTTGACGGCAAGGATGGCCTCCTGGCACACGCGTACCCCCCCGGCCAGGGAGTCCAGGGTGACGCCCACTTTGATGACGATGAAAACTGGACGCTGGGAAAAGGAGCAG TGGTGAAAACTAGCTTTGGGAATGCCGAGGGTGCTTTTTGTCGCTTCCCTTTCACTTTCGAGGGCAAATCCTACACGACGTGCACCACCGACGGCCGCACAGACAACCTGCCATGGTGCGCCACCACTGCTGATTTTAGCCGAGACAAAAAATACGGCTTCTGTCCGAGTGAAC TTCTGTACACTTTTGATGGGAACGCCGACGCCGCCCCCTGCGTCTTCCCGTTCGTCTTCGAGGGGAAGGAGTACAACAGCTGCACCACAGAGGGCCGCCAAGACCAGTACCGCTGGTGTTCCACCACAGCCAACTTTGACCAGGACAAGAAATACGGATTCTGTCCCAGTAGAG ACACTGCCGTATCCGGTGGGAACTCTGAGGGGGAGCCGTGCCACTTCCCGTTCACCTTCCTGGGCCGCGAGTACGACGAATGCACCAGCGAGGGCCGCGGTGACGGCAAGCTGTGGTGCGCCACCACCGCCAGCTATGACAGCGACAACAAATGGGGCTTCTGTCGTGATAGAG GTTACAGCCTCTTCCTGGTAGCCGCCCACGAGTTTGGGCACGCGCTCGGTCTGGATCACTCCAACATTCGACAGGCACTCATGTACCCCATGTACACCTACGTGGAGAACTTCTCTCTGCACAAAGACGACATTGCGGGCATTCAGTATCTCTACG GCCGCAAGGCAGGCCCAGATCCCACCCCCCCTCGGCccacaaccaccaccaccaccaccaccacaaccaCCCTGGTTGTCTCTGAGCCAACTACTACCACCGCAAAACCTGTGGATCCCACAACCAAAGATGTTTGCAAAGTCAACAAATTTGACACCATCACCGTCTTTAAAAACACTTTACATTTCTTCAGTGACGG ATATTACTGGAAGAAATCCAACGGAGGCGAGCTCAAAGGTCCATATCGAGTTTCCGAGCGTTGGCCGGCACTGCCGACAGTCATCGATGCCGCCTTTGAAGACCTTCTCACCGGAAAACTCTACTTCTTCTCTG GGCGCCAGTTCTGGGCGTACACAGGACAGAGCGTTCTGGGCCCACGTAACATCGAGAAGCTCGGCCTCCCTGCCAGCATGAGGACGGTGGAAGGAGCGCTGCAAAAGGGAAAATCCAAAGTTCTGCTCTTCAGTGAGGATAAATACTGGAG GCTCGATGTGAAGACGCAGAAGGTTGAAAGAGGCTACCCACGATACACATACAATGCCTTTGGCGGCGTGCCCAGCGACCCTCATGATGTCTTCCAGTTCAACG